In a genomic window of Vespula vulgaris chromosome 21, iyVesVulg1.1, whole genome shotgun sequence:
- the LOC127071227 gene encoding phytanoyl-CoA dioxygenase, peroxisomal-like produces the protein MAGLSTLFRFTRNNDRLTFNQRLFYEKNGFLIISDLIPRYILDKCSERYDDIIAKKIDPGNITIMRDITDKKSVNKIQDINHDQVFQEYLQHDKLLDIVECFTGPNIMAMHSMLIAKPPDLGSGSSSHPPHQDLYYFPFRPADKVVAAWTAIEPSYRSNGCLYVIPGSHALDKLYEHDYPPGSKPNTVNKFYHGILNLPSMDKSYIEMKPGDTVFFHPLLVHGSDVNRSNGSRKAISCHYASSDCYYVEARDLIEKRIRNEVLTTLKKRYPDWNLTYKDIWKIKSTLVRGARSSL, from the exons ATGGCAGGTTTATCGACGCTATTCCGTTTTACCAGGAACAACGATCGCTTGACTTTCAACCAACGCTTGTTCTACGAGAAGAATGGATTTTTAATCATCTCCGATCTCATACCGCGATACATATTGGACAAGTGTTCCGAGAG ATACGACGACATCATCGCCAAGAAGATCGATCCAGGAAACATCACGATTATGCGGGATATAACCGATAAGAAATCGGTCAACAAGATACAAGACATTAATCACGACCAAGTTTTTCAAGAATATCTCCAACATGACAAGCTGTTGGATATAGTCGAGTGTTTCACGGGTCCTAACATAATGGCCATGCACAGCATGTTAATAGCGAAACCGCCGGACCTGGGATCGGGTTCGAGCTC ACATCCACCGCATCAGGACCTTTATTACTTCCCTTTCCGGCCAGCCGACAAGGTGGTCGCAGCGTGGACCGCGATAGAGCCTTCTTATCGTTCGAACGGTTGCCTTTACGTTATCCCTGGGAGTCATGCGCTCGACAAACTGTACGAACACGATTATCCTCCCGGTTCGAAACCGAACACGGTCAACAAGTTTTATCACGGCATTCTG AATTTACCATCCATGGACAAATCCTACATCGAAATGAAACCCGGCGATACCGTCTTCTTCCATCCTTTGCTCGTACACGGATCCGACGTTAATCGATCCAACGGATCGAGAAAAGCCATTTCTTGCCATTACGCTTCCTCCGATTGTTACTACGTCGAG GCCAGAGATCTAATAGAGAAACGAATTCGAAATGAGGTTCTGACGACTTTAAAAAAACGATACCCTGATTGGAATTTAACGTACAAGGATATCTGGAAAATTAAATCCACGCTCGTACGCGGCGCTCGATCCTCCTTGTAG
- the LOC127071225 gene encoding SREBP regulating gene protein, with amino-acid sequence MNLIVTEYRIMGGYTGLVRIIRRRLVLGLIFTLSLTYCAFSLFRNERKSTELDSDLDDMEAMIINDNNDDMISDDDVPSQQLKASGKPQSWGMDVPNEGGNENALGIDSPSNLNDSDTSDRPCRNSVQGKVLIVDEHGVVCARHELLSNGCCSREQKQPSKAEETVVTAVLKERYSCKTCNAQGCCAIYEYCVSCCLHPAKHIKGKKDIVESGKNHQRIKEDDAVKVRLRNMDRFQTCLAACRTSSASVRHENTYKDPHSKHCYAVQPPYNHQRHRRDIKSLNNNRDNDGVVVASSSVVQLITPD; translated from the exons ATGAATTTGATAG TTACGGAATATAGAATCATGGGAGGATACACGGGATTGGTTAGAATTATTCGTCGACGTCTGGTTTTAGGACTTATATTTACGTTGTCGCTCACTTATTGcgctttttctttatttcgcaACGAG AGAAAATCAACGGAGTTGGATAGCGATCTCGATGATATGGAGgcaatgataataaatgacaacaacgacgatatGATATCCGACGACGACGTTCCGTCTCAACAGCTGAAAGCATCCGGTAAGCCTCAGTCCTGGGGGATGGATGTTCCGAACGAAGGGGGCAACGAAAATGCGTTAGGTATAGACTCGCCGTCTAATTTGAACGACAGTGACACGTCCGATCGACCATGCCGCAATTCTGTACAG GGCAAAGTATTAATAGTGGACGAGCACGGAGTAGTTTGCGCCAGGCACGAACTTTTGTCCAACGGTTGCTGTAGCAGGGAACAGAAGCAACCGTCCAAAGCGGAAGAGACCGTGGTTACGGCTGTGCTTAAGGAAAGATACAGTTGCAAGACGTGCAACGCTCAAGGATGCTGCGCCATTTACGAATATTGCGTTTCCTGCTGCTTACATCCTGCCAAG CATATTAAGGGAAAGAAGGATATCGTGGAAAGTGGTAAAAATCATCAAAGGATAAAGGAAGACGATGCGGTAAAGGTGCGCCTTCGCAACATGGATCGATTTCAAACTTGCCTCGCCGCCTGTCGTACTTCCAGCGCTAGCGTGCGACACGAGAACACCTATAAAGATCCTCATTCGAAACATTGTTACGCCGTTCAACCACCTTATAATCATCAACGACATCGTCGTGATATCAAGTCATTGAATAATAATCGCGACAACGACGGTGTTGTCGTTGCATCTTCTTCTGTCGTGCAATTGATTACTCCTGACTGA